A single Xylanimonas cellulosilytica DSM 15894 DNA region contains:
- a CDS encoding PIN domain-containing protein: protein MTHRHPGGIPGPAPIRVVLTDANILYSRVLRDYVLYAASIQLISVAWSQRVLDEMSRHLRAKVDGFTQESAHVLETAMTRTFPYALTTITPDAEAALAGIPLPDGDDRHVLEAAVAADASILCTSNTKDFPTPVTDALGIEVLTQDELLTRLVHDHPDAMVAVHRLVVDAMRNATDESRLEALRRANAPGAANALARLLE from the coding sequence GTGACACACCGCCACCCGGGCGGTATCCCCGGCCCCGCTCCGATCCGTGTTGTCCTGACCGACGCGAACATCCTGTACTCACGCGTGCTGCGCGACTACGTGCTGTATGCCGCGTCCATCCAGCTCATCTCGGTCGCGTGGAGCCAGCGCGTTCTCGACGAGATGAGCAGGCACCTGCGCGCCAAGGTCGACGGTTTCACCCAGGAGTCGGCTCACGTGCTCGAGACGGCGATGACGCGAACGTTCCCGTACGCGCTCACCACGATCACGCCGGACGCCGAAGCCGCCCTCGCCGGCATCCCGCTCCCTGACGGGGACGACCGGCACGTCCTCGAAGCTGCCGTCGCCGCCGACGCATCCATCTTGTGCACGAGCAACACCAAGGACTTCCCCACGCCAGTCACCGACGCGCTCGGGATCGAGGTCCTCACCCAGGACGAGCTGCTCACCCGACTCGTCCACGACCACCCTGACGCAATGGTCGCCGTGCACCGACTCGTTGTCGACGCGATGCGCAACGCCACCGACGAGTCGCGGCTCGAAGCGCTCCGGCGAGCCAACGCTCCCGGCGCCGCGAACGCCCTGGCCCGGCTCCTCGAGTAG
- a CDS encoding excisionase family DNA-binding protein — translation MSDVLERDAATLHRAIRHGNPLENVQLHQSTIQYLAGVLDARLLGGVAQHDEHAEEVAPTKAAELLGVSRPHVRRLMDEGTLPFRMVGTHHRIPLEAVTALREAERASMADGMAALSRLQDELGLSE, via the coding sequence GTGAGCGATGTCCTTGAGCGTGACGCGGCGACGCTCCACCGCGCGATCCGCCACGGGAACCCGCTGGAGAACGTGCAGCTGCACCAGTCGACCATCCAGTACCTCGCCGGGGTCCTCGATGCGCGCCTCCTCGGAGGAGTCGCCCAGCACGACGAACACGCCGAGGAAGTGGCGCCGACGAAGGCCGCCGAGCTGCTCGGCGTGTCACGCCCCCACGTTCGCCGCCTCATGGACGAAGGCACGCTGCCGTTCCGCATGGTCGGCACCCACCACCGCATCCCGCTCGAAGCCGTGACCGCACTGCGCGAAGCGGAGCGCGCGAGCATGGCCGACGGGATGGCGGCGCTGTCACGCCTTCAGGACGAACTCGGCCTCTCCGAGTGA
- the mobF gene encoding MobF family relaxase, translating to MSAGKGYQYLLRSVAVGDGNRTLDIPLTRYYAETGTPPGRWLGKGVAEFGAGELSAGDVVTQEQLARLLGAGCDPVTGEPLGRAYARYATVDERIAARVASLDATLSDGDRAAAIAHIRAEEVATGPRTAVAGFDLTFSVPKSVSVLWGVADEDTQAMIVEAHHAAVAEVMGLFEREVAFSRTGTDAVATVDVVGIAATAYDHWDSRAGDPQLHTHVVVSNRARSATDGKWRTLYSRQVHGSVVALSEHYNAVLADRLTGTFGVGWEHRDRGKGRSRAFEIAGVPDGLIDEFSSRTRHIDAAAQQLVAEYVARHGKRPSGATYSKLRAQATLATRPPKELYSLADLTAGWRARAARLLGRDPVAWAHGLTHTPGERVWRAGDIPESSVEQVAASVLADVSARRSTWRHWNLWAEASRQTMGWRFASAEDREAVVGRIVDQAKHASVALTPAEAAPTPTAMRRADGVSFFRPPHATVFSSRETLDAEDRLLTLATDRTAPHASVRAVEAAVVKRYDDVALSAEQQAALEAVASSGRRVDLLVGPAGTGKTTAMQALLRAWTAQHGKGSVAGLAPSAAAAQVLAEDLGIATENTAKWLHERARGRATFQRGQLVIVDEATLADTSTLLAIANHAQVAGAKVLLVGDWAQLQSVEAGGAFALLADARDDVAELGEIHRFTHAWEKPASLALRTGDTTAIDAYESHARLRGGTTEEMLDAAYAAWRADHADGKATLLVTDSTATVQALNARARAERIIDGDTSTGRTVALADGLSASVGDHLITRRNARRLTTLRGGWVRNGDRWKVLDVRRNGSVLAGAMDQAGKQRRGATVVLPPSYVAEHVELGYAVTAHRAQGMTVDTAHVVVAGGTTRENLYVSMTRGRESNIAYVALDKPDETHATPQPEDITARSVLHGVLNHSGIELSAHQTIDAEAKRWGSIAQLAAEYETIAAFAQRPRWERIIRSSGLRPEEADAAIASPAMDALAASLRRAEARGLHADELVPMVVAERTVADADDVAAVIRHRVERVTARHRGKVRGRLVAGLVPAAVGVGNDEVREALDRRRDLMEAQALALAEEAVAHRLPWTRTLGSAPLGVVDRMRWITALSVIAAYRDRYDITNSSPLGSVPGTDLQAADRAAAEAAVRQAQTVTADREGNAALAPRTPTPVAR from the coding sequence ATGAGCGCGGGGAAGGGGTATCAGTACCTGCTGCGCTCGGTCGCGGTCGGCGACGGCAACCGCACGCTCGACATCCCGCTGACCCGCTACTACGCCGAGACTGGCACCCCGCCAGGCCGCTGGCTCGGCAAGGGCGTGGCCGAGTTCGGCGCCGGTGAACTCTCCGCTGGCGACGTGGTGACGCAGGAGCAGCTCGCACGTCTCCTGGGAGCGGGTTGCGACCCGGTGACTGGCGAGCCGCTCGGCCGTGCCTATGCCCGGTACGCGACGGTCGACGAGCGGATCGCCGCCCGTGTCGCGAGCCTCGACGCCACCCTGAGTGATGGCGACCGCGCGGCCGCGATCGCGCACATCCGGGCCGAGGAGGTCGCGACCGGCCCGCGTACCGCGGTCGCCGGGTTCGACCTGACCTTCTCGGTTCCGAAGTCCGTCTCGGTGCTGTGGGGCGTCGCCGACGAGGACACTCAGGCGATGATCGTCGAGGCCCACCACGCTGCGGTGGCTGAGGTGATGGGTCTCTTCGAACGCGAGGTCGCCTTCTCCCGCACCGGCACGGATGCGGTGGCCACGGTCGATGTCGTCGGCATCGCCGCCACCGCCTACGACCACTGGGACTCGCGCGCAGGGGACCCTCAGCTACACACTCACGTCGTCGTCTCCAACCGGGCTCGGTCCGCGACGGACGGCAAATGGCGCACGCTGTACTCGCGGCAGGTCCACGGCTCCGTCGTCGCGCTGTCCGAGCACTACAACGCGGTACTCGCCGACCGGCTTACCGGCACGTTCGGGGTCGGGTGGGAGCACCGCGACAGGGGCAAGGGGCGCTCGCGGGCGTTCGAGATCGCCGGCGTCCCCGACGGGCTCATCGACGAGTTCTCGTCGCGCACCCGTCACATCGACGCCGCAGCGCAGCAGCTCGTCGCCGAGTACGTCGCCCGTCACGGGAAGCGGCCGTCCGGGGCGACGTACTCGAAGCTGCGCGCGCAGGCGACGCTGGCCACGCGCCCACCGAAGGAGCTGTACTCGCTCGCCGACCTGACGGCGGGGTGGCGCGCCCGTGCAGCGCGGCTGCTCGGGCGGGACCCGGTCGCGTGGGCGCACGGCCTGACGCACACGCCGGGGGAGCGGGTGTGGCGGGCAGGCGACATCCCCGAGTCGTCGGTCGAGCAGGTGGCAGCGAGCGTGCTGGCCGACGTCTCCGCCCGCCGGTCGACGTGGCGGCACTGGAACCTGTGGGCCGAGGCGTCGCGGCAGACGATGGGCTGGCGGTTCGCGTCGGCGGAGGACCGCGAGGCCGTCGTCGGGCGGATCGTGGACCAGGCCAAACACGCGTCCGTAGCGCTGACCCCGGCGGAGGCCGCGCCGACGCCGACCGCGATGCGCCGGGCCGACGGTGTGAGCTTCTTCCGTCCGCCGCACGCCACGGTGTTCTCCTCGCGCGAGACCCTCGACGCCGAGGACCGCCTCCTCACGCTGGCCACCGACCGGACGGCGCCGCATGCGAGCGTCCGCGCCGTCGAAGCTGCGGTGGTGAAGCGGTACGACGACGTCGCCCTTAGCGCGGAGCAACAGGCGGCGCTCGAAGCCGTCGCGTCGTCGGGCCGCCGCGTCGACCTCCTCGTCGGCCCTGCCGGAACCGGGAAGACGACGGCCATGCAGGCGCTGCTCCGCGCCTGGACCGCCCAGCATGGGAAGGGCTCCGTCGCCGGGCTCGCGCCGTCGGCCGCCGCCGCGCAGGTCCTCGCAGAGGACCTCGGGATCGCGACGGAGAACACCGCTAAGTGGCTCCACGAACGCGCCCGCGGACGCGCCACCTTCCAGCGCGGCCAGCTCGTCATCGTCGACGAAGCCACCCTCGCCGACACTTCCACCCTGCTGGCCATCGCCAACCACGCACAGGTCGCAGGCGCCAAGGTGCTGCTCGTCGGCGACTGGGCCCAACTCCAGTCCGTCGAAGCCGGCGGCGCCTTCGCGCTCCTCGCCGACGCCCGCGATGACGTCGCCGAGCTCGGCGAGATCCACCGCTTCACCCACGCCTGGGAGAAGCCCGCTTCCCTCGCCCTGCGCACCGGCGACACGACCGCCATCGACGCCTACGAGTCCCACGCACGCCTGCGCGGCGGCACCACCGAGGAGATGCTCGACGCCGCCTACGCCGCCTGGCGCGCCGACCACGCCGACGGCAAGGCGACCCTCCTCGTCACCGACTCCACCGCCACCGTCCAAGCCCTCAACGCCAGAGCCCGCGCCGAACGCATCATCGACGGCGACACCTCCACCGGCCGCACCGTCGCGCTCGCGGACGGACTCTCGGCCTCGGTGGGCGACCACCTGATCACCCGCCGCAACGCCCGCCGCCTGACGACGCTGCGCGGCGGGTGGGTCCGCAACGGCGACCGGTGGAAGGTCCTCGACGTGCGGCGCAACGGGTCGGTGCTCGCCGGGGCGATGGACCAGGCGGGCAAGCAGCGCAGGGGAGCGACCGTCGTGCTCCCGCCGTCATACGTGGCCGAGCACGTCGAGCTCGGGTACGCCGTCACCGCCCACCGTGCCCAGGGGATGACCGTCGACACGGCCCACGTCGTCGTCGCGGGCGGCACCACGCGGGAGAACCTCTACGTGTCGATGACGAGGGGGCGCGAGTCGAACATCGCATACGTCGCACTCGACAAACCCGACGAGACCCACGCGACACCGCAGCCCGAGGACATCACCGCACGCTCAGTGCTGCACGGCGTGCTCAACCACTCCGGCATCGAGCTGTCCGCGCACCAGACGATCGACGCCGAGGCCAAGCGGTGGGGGTCGATCGCACAATTGGCGGCCGAGTACGAGACGATCGCGGCGTTCGCGCAGCGGCCCCGGTGGGAGCGGATCATCCGGTCGTCCGGGCTGCGGCCCGAGGAGGCCGACGCGGCGATCGCGTCCCCGGCGATGGATGCGCTCGCCGCGTCGCTGCGGCGGGCCGAGGCGCGCGGGCTCCATGCTGACGAACTCGTGCCGATGGTCGTGGCCGAGCGGACCGTCGCGGACGCCGATGACGTCGCCGCCGTCATCCGGCACCGCGTCGAGAGGGTCACCGCGCGGCACCGGGGGAAGGTCCGGGGCCGACTCGTCGCCGGGCTCGTCCCGGCAGCCGTCGGTGTTGGCAACGACGAGGTGCGCGAGGCGCTCGACCGGCGTCGAGACCTCATGGAGGCACAGGCACTCGCTCTTGCGGAGGAGGCGGTCGCGCACCGGCTGCCGTGGACGCGAACGCTGGGGTCAGCGCCCCTTGGCGTCGTCGACCGCATGCGGTGGATCACGGCCCTCTCCGTCATCGCCGCGTACCGAGACCGGTACGACATCACTAACTCCTCGCCCTTGGGGTCCGTACCCGGAACAGACCTCCAGGCAGCCGACCGCGCTGCTGCCGAGGCAGCGGTGCGTCAGGCGCAGACCGTGACCGCTGACCGCGAGGGCAACGCCGCACTCGCTCCGCGAACGCCGACACCCGTCGCGCGGTAG
- a CDS encoding DUF6191 domain-containing protein, whose translation MVRAGSRSVRPDGVRTPDPTGPRPARAPHLTCKDAGHAPVSPLPGNFAGALLGDLVDAFQPSRHHLTEERERQRLDTAQRPLTADSNGEIDLDSGVVIVSVDPRA comes from the coding sequence ATGGTGCGGGCGGGTTCCCGTTCCGTGAGGCCGGATGGTGTACGAACCCCCGATCCAACCGGGCCGCGACCCGCCCGCGCACCCCATCTCACCTGCAAAGACGCAGGTCACGCGCCCGTCAGCCCGCTACCGGGCAACTTTGCCGGTGCACTGCTCGGTGACCTGGTCGACGCCTTTCAGCCTTCGCGTCATCACCTCACGGAGGAGCGTGAGCGCCAGCGTCTCGACACTGCCCAGCGGCCTTTGACGGCTGACTCGAACGGCGAGATCGACCTCGACTCCGGCGTCGTGATCGTCTCCGTCGACCCGAGGGCGTAG
- a CDS encoding FtsX-like permease family protein translates to MTRRWTGVPRGRELARDAVESARAQKAITSTLVAVLAAVCFAILVTTGQAAASEAAVIAQIDSAGTRLIVLSDDGGNAGIQPDAPGAIAALSDVTWAFGLGEAVDVTNPALPEGRAAARALVGTLPDDLTLVRGRLPQPGEAIAGAGAAAALHLGPGLGTVQPRDVSAPPVGVVGTFEATGPLTGLRDVVLIATEAADLGTLRFVYALATDVTTVDRLQAALATSTPALHPEALTIEAPSGAIALRDVIAGRLGAASRQQMALIMGITAVIVAVTMLSATAARRRDFGRRRALGATRSALVAGLLLQTSIGTIVGITLGSTSGLTTLALTTGALPTWRFTAGVGGLALLLTLLAATPIAAHAAHRDPLRILRVP, encoded by the coding sequence ATGACCCGGCGGTGGACCGGCGTGCCCCGCGGGCGCGAGCTCGCGCGGGACGCCGTCGAGAGCGCCCGTGCGCAGAAGGCCATCACCTCCACGCTCGTCGCCGTCCTGGCGGCAGTCTGCTTCGCGATCCTCGTCACGACAGGGCAGGCCGCCGCGTCCGAGGCAGCCGTGATCGCACAGATCGACTCCGCCGGCACGCGTCTCATCGTCCTGTCCGACGACGGCGGCAACGCCGGCATCCAACCCGACGCTCCGGGTGCCATCGCCGCGCTCTCCGACGTCACCTGGGCGTTCGGGCTCGGCGAGGCCGTCGACGTCACCAACCCCGCCCTGCCCGAAGGACGCGCCGCCGCCCGCGCCCTCGTCGGCACCCTCCCCGACGACCTCACCCTGGTCCGCGGCCGCCTGCCCCAACCCGGCGAGGCCATCGCGGGCGCCGGTGCCGCCGCCGCGCTCCACCTCGGCCCCGGGCTGGGCACCGTCCAACCCCGTGACGTCTCCGCACCCCCCGTCGGTGTCGTCGGCACCTTCGAGGCGACAGGGCCGCTGACCGGGCTGCGCGACGTCGTCCTGATCGCCACCGAAGCCGCCGACCTCGGCACGCTGCGCTTCGTCTACGCCCTGGCCACCGACGTCACCACCGTCGACCGGCTCCAGGCCGCCCTCGCCACCTCCACCCCGGCGCTCCATCCCGAAGCCCTCACCATCGAAGCCCCGTCCGGCGCCATCGCCCTGCGCGACGTCATCGCCGGCCGCCTCGGCGCCGCATCCCGCCAGCAGATGGCCCTGATCATGGGCATCACGGCCGTCATCGTCGCGGTGACCATGCTCTCGGCCACCGCCGCACGCCGCCGCGACTTCGGGCGCCGCCGCGCCCTCGGCGCCACCCGGTCCGCCCTCGTCGCCGGGCTGCTCCTCCAGACCTCGATCGGCACCATCGTCGGCATCACGCTCGGCTCCACCAGCGGACTCACCACGCTCGCCCTGACCACCGGGGCCCTGCCCACCTGGCGGTTCACCGCGGGCGTCGGCGGCCTCGCACTCCTCCTCACCCTCCTGGCCGCCACCCCCATCGCCGCGCACGCCGCCCACCGCGACCCGCTGCGCATCCTCCGAGTCCCTTGA
- a CDS encoding ABC transporter ATP-binding protein: MIGVLPGPRAAASAGTALGTRSLTFTYRAALPPVISDLTVDLPAGATTALTGPSGSGKSTLLYLLALMIRPTNGEVVWDRVPASRMADAARSRLRASQVGFIFQDALLDPSRSVLANVCDSGLFAGMRREDAVARARELMARFGVDHREDHKPGEISGGQAQRVAICRALLTNPRVVFADEPTGNLDEDTAAVVWQALTDHAATGATVVVATHDGSLVARADHEVRLDGSGGAELRAVRP, encoded by the coding sequence GTGATCGGCGTCCTCCCCGGACCGCGGGCCGCGGCGTCGGCGGGCACAGCCCTCGGGACCCGGTCGCTCACCTTCACCTACCGTGCGGCGCTGCCGCCGGTGATCTCCGACCTCACCGTGGACCTGCCAGCAGGCGCCACCACGGCATTGACAGGGCCGTCCGGGTCGGGGAAGTCGACCCTGCTGTACCTGCTCGCGCTCATGATCCGTCCCACGAACGGGGAGGTGGTCTGGGACCGCGTCCCTGCCTCCCGCATGGCCGATGCCGCCCGGTCGCGGCTGCGGGCCTCCCAGGTGGGGTTCATCTTCCAGGACGCGCTGCTCGACCCGTCACGCTCGGTGCTCGCAAACGTGTGCGACTCCGGGCTGTTCGCCGGCATGCGGCGCGAGGACGCCGTGGCCCGGGCCCGTGAGCTCATGGCCCGGTTCGGCGTCGATCATCGCGAGGACCACAAGCCCGGGGAGATCAGCGGCGGGCAGGCGCAGCGCGTCGCGATCTGCCGAGCACTGCTGACCAACCCGCGCGTCGTGTTCGCCGACGAACCCACCGGCAACCTCGACGAGGACACGGCCGCCGTGGTGTGGCAGGCCCTGACCGACCACGCCGCAACGGGGGCGACAGTCGTCGTCGCCACCCACGACGGGTCGCTCGTCGCGCGTGCCGACCACGAGGTCCGGCTCGACGGGTCCGGCGGTGCAGAGCTGCGGGCGGTCCGCCCATGA
- a CDS encoding peptidoglycan-binding domain-containing protein, whose protein sequence is MVVMRVGGSVVRRGVGLWVVAVATAAGLGALFGWWAFAPPSVPTQAQSPATVAVTEMTVGRSLPVAVSATWHPEPFGVGAAAGTLTSLDIADGDVVDAGDVLYTVDLRPVVAAVGAVPAFRDLGAGTVGEDVRQIQQLLHDTGFLVAEPTGRFGPATTAAVRAWQRSLGVTVDGVVRAGDVVFTSALPARVLVNEGVTVGARLTEGDVVLSLLSSDPEFVATVPATVAVDADAPVTVTFDGEPVPAVVTGQRTDQSGNTLFVLARADGSPVCADRCDLVPLDRGAASFPARQVVVSEVTGPGVPAAALWLDPLGSPYLVTEDGTELPVTIVGRGDGRMVLDGVETGTVVRLADATAAGSS, encoded by the coding sequence ATGGTGGTGATGAGAGTCGGCGGTTCGGTGGTGCGACGTGGTGTCGGGCTGTGGGTGGTGGCCGTCGCGACGGCGGCCGGCCTGGGTGCCTTGTTCGGGTGGTGGGCGTTCGCGCCGCCGTCGGTCCCGACGCAGGCGCAGTCACCTGCGACGGTTGCGGTGACCGAGATGACGGTGGGCCGGTCGTTGCCGGTGGCGGTGTCCGCGACCTGGCACCCGGAGCCGTTCGGTGTCGGTGCTGCGGCAGGCACACTGACCTCGCTCGACATCGCTGACGGTGACGTCGTCGACGCCGGTGACGTGCTCTACACGGTGGACCTGCGGCCCGTGGTGGCAGCGGTCGGGGCGGTGCCCGCGTTCCGTGATCTTGGCGCGGGGACCGTGGGCGAAGACGTCCGGCAGATCCAGCAGCTCCTGCACGACACCGGCTTCCTCGTCGCCGAACCCACGGGTCGTTTCGGACCTGCGACGACGGCGGCGGTGCGGGCGTGGCAGCGCAGCCTCGGGGTGACCGTCGACGGCGTGGTGCGCGCCGGCGACGTCGTGTTCACGTCCGCGCTGCCCGCGCGCGTGCTCGTCAACGAGGGCGTCACCGTCGGTGCACGGCTCACCGAGGGCGACGTGGTGCTCTCGCTGCTCTCCAGCGACCCGGAGTTCGTCGCGACCGTGCCTGCCACCGTCGCTGTCGACGCCGACGCCCCGGTCACCGTGACGTTCGACGGCGAGCCGGTTCCCGCGGTGGTGACCGGCCAGCGCACCGACCAGTCCGGCAACACGCTGTTCGTCCTCGCGCGAGCCGACGGCAGTCCGGTGTGCGCCGACCGGTGCGACCTCGTGCCGTTGGACCGTGGCGCGGCATCCTTCCCGGCACGGCAGGTCGTCGTGTCGGAGGTGACAGGCCCCGGCGTACCCGCAGCAGCCCTGTGGCTCGACCCACTCGGCAGCCCGTACCTGGTCACCGAGGACGGCACCGAGCTCCCGGTGACCATCGTGGGGCGTGGCGACGGACGCATGGTGCTCGACGGCGTCGAGACCGGAACCGTGGTGCGGCTGGCGGACGCAACGGCGGCGGGGTCGTCGTGA
- a CDS encoding peptidase inhibitor family I36 protein — translation MKTRPMLVLLATAMLAVTVPAAANAQDAPDMQERIETVLADNPGGVQTGWNEVTWDDGAVILTIAPDSDIAPRTIGSCATGAFCAYSQAGYLGSKLTFTTCTANHSVSTLGAPVRSIANARNNNTVKALNGSTVVLTVPANTGKNTTASITKLSCS, via the coding sequence ATGAAGACCCGCCCCATGCTCGTGCTGCTCGCCACCGCCATGCTCGCCGTGACCGTCCCTGCGGCTGCGAACGCACAAGACGCGCCCGACATGCAAGAGCGCATCGAGACCGTGCTGGCGGACAACCCGGGCGGTGTGCAGACCGGCTGGAACGAGGTCACCTGGGACGACGGCGCCGTGATCCTCACGATCGCCCCAGACAGCGACATTGCTCCCCGCACGATCGGATCCTGCGCGACGGGTGCTTTCTGCGCGTACAGCCAGGCCGGGTACCTGGGTAGCAAGCTCACCTTCACCACTTGCACCGCCAACCACTCGGTGTCCACGCTCGGCGCACCCGTGCGGTCCATCGCCAACGCCCGCAACAACAACACCGTCAAAGCGCTGAACGGGTCCACCGTCGTGTTGACCGTCCCTGCGAACACCGGTAAGAACACCACAGCATCTATCACGAAGCTCAGCTGCAGTTGA
- a CDS encoding CU044_5270 family protein: MDDPFADRIRAARPVSGNRNLPLTDRAKRELAELLISAVPTSPPARSTRPHRPDPRLARVRHRWSLPRLAVAAAATVVAAIGIVPILTPAPVHAATPHPLTVTPIDTPAPELLETMSDHAAQRSDPPGPTEIRVQSWNLSVTDDDSNLATVIAPEDYRITIAVDGARTVEVRAGHPVTPDGTPTTDPDTGVTPGGLLWSQTDAPGDYEFVFTGPIPTDPGAMGDFLGQGTTYGTTPDGADYIQAIASLLFEREPTGAQEAAILTFLAQQPDIHTAGTVTDRLGRDGIAFRATRSGDPDYADYLVISPATGQVLAVETLYTGTTRTDIPHPAVTSYLTWNRTSSP, encoded by the coding sequence ATGGACGACCCGTTCGCTGACCGCATCCGCGCCGCACGCCCCGTCAGTGGAAACCGCAACCTGCCCCTGACCGACCGTGCCAAGCGCGAGCTGGCCGAGCTGCTGATCTCCGCCGTCCCCACCAGCCCGCCGGCCCGATCGACGCGCCCCCATCGACCCGATCCCCGCCTGGCGCGTGTTCGGCACCGATGGTCCCTCCCGCGCTTGGCGGTGGCGGCCGCCGCCACCGTCGTGGCCGCCATCGGGATCGTCCCGATACTCACTCCCGCACCCGTGCACGCGGCCACCCCGCACCCCCTGACCGTCACCCCGATCGACACCCCCGCACCCGAACTGCTCGAAACGATGAGCGACCACGCAGCCCAACGATCCGACCCGCCTGGACCGACAGAGATCCGTGTCCAGTCCTGGAACCTGTCCGTGACCGACGACGACAGCAACCTGGCCACGGTGATCGCCCCGGAGGACTACCGGATCACCATCGCCGTCGACGGCGCACGCACGGTCGAGGTGCGGGCCGGGCACCCGGTCACTCCCGACGGCACCCCGACCACCGACCCCGACACGGGTGTCACCCCTGGGGGCCTGCTGTGGTCCCAAACGGACGCTCCCGGTGACTACGAGTTCGTCTTCACCGGGCCGATACCCACCGACCCGGGCGCCATGGGCGACTTCCTTGGCCAGGGGACCACGTACGGGACTACTCCTGATGGGGCCGACTACATCCAGGCCATCGCGTCCCTGCTGTTCGAACGCGAACCCACCGGGGCACAGGAAGCCGCGATCCTGACCTTCCTCGCCCAGCAGCCCGACATCCACACCGCCGGCACAGTCACCGACCGTCTTGGACGTGACGGGATCGCGTTCCGGGCAACCCGCAGCGGCGACCCTGACTACGCCGACTATCTCGTCATCTCACCGGCCACCGGCCAAGTCTTGGCCGTCGAAACCCTCTACACCGGCACCACCCGCACCGATATTCCCCACCCCGCCGTCACCAGTTACCTCACATGGAACAGGACCTCAAGCCCATGA
- a CDS encoding RNA polymerase sigma factor, with amino-acid sequence MDDERFVAFYTRHYRLILTVAHQRLGGLGDAEDVTAEVFRIAWAHHAGGHDLTLAWVYATLRNVVGNEYRRRGRVTALVDKLGPMQDLAAAPVAVDDQLTVHAAMEALAEPDRDLLRMAYWEDLSAPEIAQILGCTPTAVRIRLTRARGRLKKQLSIDDPEEEVRLHGRPVR; translated from the coding sequence ATGGACGACGAGAGGTTCGTGGCCTTCTACACGCGTCACTACCGGCTGATCCTGACGGTCGCCCACCAGCGGCTGGGCGGGCTCGGTGATGCCGAGGACGTGACCGCGGAGGTGTTCCGTATCGCGTGGGCGCACCACGCAGGCGGACACGACCTGACCCTGGCCTGGGTGTACGCCACGCTGCGCAACGTCGTCGGCAACGAGTACCGCCGCCGCGGCAGGGTCACCGCCCTGGTCGACAAGCTCGGCCCCATGCAGGACCTGGCCGCGGCGCCTGTTGCCGTCGATGACCAGCTCACCGTCCACGCCGCGATGGAGGCACTGGCCGAGCCGGATCGTGACCTGCTGCGCATGGCGTACTGGGAGGACCTATCGGCCCCGGAAATCGCGCAGATCCTCGGTTGCACGCCCACGGCCGTACGTATCCGCCTGACCCGGGCGCGCGGGCGCCTCAAGAAGCAGCTATCCATAGACGACCCGGAGGAGGAGGTGAGACTCCATGGACGACCCGTTCGCTGA
- a CDS encoding ABC transporter ATP-binding protein: MTLVVADVEIAFGAVTLFAGLSFRVDRGESVAVVGPSGSGKSSLLACISGLLTPAAGQILVNGVDVTACDDDDRARLRSEVLAQVFQEPHLLDELDVLGNIEVPLRFNGVPADEARSRAQRALDDVGVAHLTQRAPERLSGGEAQRVAVARALARGRGVVLADEPTASLDRATAGAVADVLLGAAARSDVALLVSTHDMSVAGRCDRVVDLTRFQATA, encoded by the coding sequence ATGACGCTGGTTGTCGCCGATGTCGAGATCGCGTTCGGCGCTGTCACGTTGTTCGCTGGACTGTCGTTCAGGGTCGACCGTGGAGAGTCGGTCGCCGTCGTCGGTCCGAGCGGGTCGGGCAAGTCGTCGCTGTTGGCCTGTATCTCTGGTCTGCTGACACCCGCGGCGGGGCAGATCCTTGTCAATGGCGTGGATGTGACAGCGTGCGACGACGATGACCGTGCCCGGTTGCGCAGTGAAGTGCTCGCCCAGGTGTTCCAGGAACCGCACCTGCTCGACGAGCTCGACGTGCTGGGCAACATCGAGGTGCCGCTCCGGTTCAACGGCGTCCCAGCCGACGAGGCCAGGTCCAGGGCGCAGCGTGCGCTCGACGACGTGGGCGTTGCGCACCTGACGCAACGTGCCCCGGAGCGGCTTTCGGGGGGCGAGGCGCAGCGTGTGGCCGTCGCCCGTGCGCTGGCCCGCGGACGGGGGGTCGTGCTCGCCGACGAGCCGACAGCCTCCCTGGACAGGGCAACGGCTGGAGCCGTCGCGGATGTGCTGCTCGGTGCAGCGGCCCGCAGCGACGTCGCCCTGCTGGTCTCGACCCACGACATGAGCGTTGCTGGGCGCTGCGACCGGGTCGTGGACCTAACACGGTTCCAGGCGACGGCATGA